The proteins below come from a single Triticum aestivum cultivar Chinese Spring chromosome 5D, IWGSC CS RefSeq v2.1, whole genome shotgun sequence genomic window:
- the LOC123124686 gene encoding uncharacterized protein, producing the protein MQPRTARVQIGSRQRAAMAGLAAAFAVATLAAMAHATTTGSPPLSPSSQPWSSSYYAAVENRLSAGGGMVLVCRALGGGDIFTQWSVVPRGRVPRDGRRVLELLVDAKTYGWVTCSWAYQGNYVGAMPLFDSRWPEAKRCQDVAGGGLCRVVFESDMVRLETPGGGQRVLGDLPVKRCRRHWLLFSTECTYPDHPHPYAGRRLSNAFEYFGV; encoded by the coding sequence ATGCAGCCACGTACGGCGCGCGTCCAGATCGGGAGCCGCCAACGTGCGGCAATGGCAGGCCTCGCCGCGGCTTTCGCCGTGGCGACCCTCGCGGCGATGGCCCACGCCACCACCACCGGCTCCCCGCCGTTGTCGCCGTCGTCGCAGCCGTGGTCGTCGTCCTACTACGCGGCCGTGGAGAACCGGCTGTCGGCGGGGGGCGGCATGGTGCTCGTCTGCCGCGCGCTGGGCGGCGGCGACATCTTTACCCAGTGGAGCGTTGTGCCGCGTGGCCGCGTGCCCCGCGACGGCCGGCGCGTCTTGGAGCTCCTGGTGGACGCCAAGACGTACGGGTGGGTCACCTGCAGCTGGGCCTACCAGGGCAACTACGTCGGCGCCATGCCGCTCTTCGACTCGCGGTGGCCGGAGGCCAAGCGGTGCCaggacgtcgccggcggcggccTGTGCCGCGTCGTGTTCGAGAGCGACATGGTGCGCCTCGAGACGCCCGGCGGGGGACAGCGGGTTCTCGGCGACCTGCCGGTGAAACGTTGCCGGCGGCACTGGCTTCTGTTCAGCACGGAGTGCACGTACCCGGACCATCCCCACCCCTACGCCGGCCGCCGCCTCAGCAACGCCTTCGAATACTTTGGCGTGTGA
- the LOC123121110 gene encoding phosphoenolpyruvate/phosphate translocator 1, chloroplastic, with amino-acid sequence MQSAAAIGLLRPCAARPILKSPSPGAARLPASRAALRLSAAAPRAGLVAAAGLGRIGLVPALPEQEKRSDCLVAAAASGKAAAGEEAGEESGAALAKTLQLGVFFGLWYLFNIYFNIYNKQVLKVFPFPINITTVQFAVGTTISLFMWATGILKRPKISGAQLLAILPLAIVHTMGNLFTNMSLGKVAVSFTHTIKAMEPFFSVLLSAMFLGELPTPWVVLSLLPIVGGVALASISEASFNWAGFLSAMASNVTFQSRNVLSKKLMLKKEASLDNINLFSIITVMSFFLLAPVTLLTEGVKVTPTFLQSSGLNLQQVYTRSLIAAFCFHAYQQVSYMILARVSPVTHSVGNCVKRVVVIVTSVLFFKTPVSPINSIGTAIALAGVFLYSQLKRLQPKPKAA; translated from the exons ATGCAGAGCGCGGCGGCCATCGGGCTCCTCCGGCCATGCGCCGCGCGGCCCATCCTCAAGAGCCCTAGCCCCGGGGCCGCCCGCCTCCCGGCCTCCCGCGCGGCCCTCCGCCTCTCCGCCGCGGCGCCCCGCGCGGGCCTCGTGGCTGCGGCCGGGCTCGGCCGCATCGGGCTCGTCCCGGCGTTGCCTGAGCAGGAGAAGAGGAGCGACTGCCTCGTGGCCGCCGCGGCCTccgggaaggcggcggcgggcgaggaggCCGGGGAGGAAAGCGGAGCGGCGCTCGCCAAGACGCTGCAGCTCGGCGTCTTCTTCGGGCTCTGGTACCTCTTCAACATCTACTTCAACATCTACAACAAGCAG GTCCTGAAGGTTTTTCCTTTTCCCATAAACATCACAACAGTTCAGTTTGCTGTTGGAACTACGATTTCCTTGTTTATGTGGGCCACAGGTATCCTTAAAAGACCAAAGATTTCCGGTGCACAG CTTCTTGCTATCCTCCCTCTGGCTATTGTCCATACCATGGGCAATCTTTTCACTAACATGAGCCTTGGGAAGGTTGCAGTGTCATTTACACATACAATCAAGGCCATGGAGCCTTTCTTCTCAGTTCTACTTTCTGCAATGTTCCTTGGCGAG CTGCCTACTCCCTGGGTTGTTTTGTCTCTTCTTCCTATTGTTGGTGGTGTGGCATTGGCATCTATTTCTGAAGCTTCTTTTAACTG GGCTGGATTTTTGAGTGCAATGGCTTCAAATGTGACCTTCCAGTCAAGGAATGTCCTCAGCAAGAAGCTTATGCTGAAGAAAGAG GCATCTCTGGACAACATCAATCTCTTCTCGATTATTACAGTCATGTCATTCTTCCTCTTAGCCCCTGTAACCTTGTTGACAGAAGGTGTCAAGGTCACTCCTACTTTTCTGCAGTCTTCT GGTCTGAACTTGCAACAAGTGTACACAAGGTCTTTGATTGCCGCATTCTGTTTCCATGCATACCAACAG GTGTCATACATGATCCTCGCAAGGGTGTCACCAGTTACCCATTCGGTAGGTAACTGTGTCAAGCGTGTGGTGGTCATTGTTACATCCGTTCTGTTCTTCAAGACCCCTGTGTCTCCAATCAACTCTATCG GAACCGCGATCGCTCTTGCGGGAGTTTTCCTGTACTCACAACTGAAAAGACTTCAGCCCAAGCCCAAGGCTGCCTGA